One Mangrovimonas cancribranchiae DNA segment encodes these proteins:
- a CDS encoding cupin domain-containing protein: protein MKGPDAWFTGDVIVDPLYQNIENVTKGAAALVTFAPGARTAWHTHPAGQTLIVQSGLGWIQKEGGPIEEIRPGDIVYFEPNEKHWHGASATKAMSHIAIQEEVNGEVVTWMEKVSDEQYSK, encoded by the coding sequence ATGAAAGGCCCAGACGCATGGTTCACTGGCGATGTAATCGTTGACCCATTATACCAAAATATCGAAAATGTAACCAAAGGGGCAGCAGCTCTAGTAACCTTTGCTCCCGGAGCAAGAACAGCTTGGCATACACACCCTGCCGGACAAACCTTAATTGTACAATCAGGATTGGGTTGGATACAAAAAGAAGGTGGACCCATCGAAGAAATTAGACCAGGAGATATCGTTTACTTCGAACCTAATGAAAAACACTGGCACGGAGCCTCTGCAACCAAAGCTATGAGCCACATTGCAATTCAGGAAGAAGTAAATGGTGAAGTGGTAACTTGGATGGAAAAGGTGTCAGATGAGCAGTACTCTAAATAA
- a CDS encoding aldo/keto reductase: MITKETYKLNNGVEIPKIGYGTWMIDNDAVVDAVKTAINVGYTHIDTAQAYQNEEGVGKAIKESDVAREDLFVTTKLAAEVKSYDEAVKSIDESLKTMGLDYIDMMIIHSPKPWQEFQNEDRYFEGNLEAWKALEEAYEAGKLKAIGVSNFKKEDLDNILENAKVKPQVNQILAHITNVPTDMIDYAKSKDILIEAFSPIGHGELFKNEQVAEMAKKYGVSIPQLAIRYDLQLGLLPLPKTQTPSHMKSNAQVDFEISAEDMEVLNNMEEIKDYGEASYFPVFAK; this comes from the coding sequence ATGATTACAAAAGAAACATATAAATTAAATAACGGAGTAGAAATTCCTAAAATAGGTTACGGAACTTGGATGATTGACAACGATGCTGTTGTCGATGCTGTAAAAACGGCAATCAATGTAGGTTATACACATATCGATACAGCACAAGCTTACCAAAACGAAGAAGGTGTTGGTAAGGCAATTAAAGAAAGTGATGTAGCAAGAGAAGATTTGTTTGTAACAACAAAATTAGCGGCAGAAGTAAAATCTTATGACGAAGCTGTAAAATCGATTGACGAATCTTTAAAAACCATGGGTTTAGACTATATAGATATGATGATTATTCATAGCCCAAAACCTTGGCAAGAATTTCAAAACGAAGACAGATATTTTGAAGGAAATCTAGAAGCTTGGAAAGCTTTAGAAGAAGCCTACGAAGCAGGAAAACTAAAAGCTATCGGAGTTTCAAACTTCAAAAAAGAAGATTTAGATAACATTTTAGAAAATGCAAAAGTAAAGCCACAAGTCAATCAAATTTTGGCGCACATCACAAATGTGCCAACAGATATGATCGATTATGCTAAATCTAAAGACATTCTTATCGAGGCCTTTTCTCCCATAGGACATGGCGAGTTGTTCAAGAACGAACAAGTAGCAGAAATGGCCAAGAAATATGGAGTGTCTATTCCTCAATTGGCGATTCGTTACGATTTGCAATTAGGATTGCTTCCATTGCCGAAAACTCAGACTCCTTCACATATGAAATCCAATGCACAAGTAGATTTTGAAATCTCAGCTGAGGATATGGAAGTACTTAATAATATGGAGGAAATCAAAGATTATGGAGAAGCAAGTTACTTCCCTGTATTCGCTAAATAA
- a CDS encoding NAD(P)-dependent alcohol dehydrogenase yields the protein MKSKKYIWIHVVVALIVSLQLNAQEKSEPIPAVGLAIKAGSNFERIDFNRHAVGENDIEIEILYAGICHSDFMVRGAHQHVVPGHEIVGRVTKVGDKVTKFKKGDYAGVGCMVNSCGHCEYCEAGKEQYCKERTVFTYGSPDRFHDGQITQGGYSNIITVSERFGINVPKKADIKRVAPLMCAGITTWSPIKFSDVKKDDVVGVAGFGGLGHMAVQYLVDLGAKVTVFDITDEKETDAKRLGAERYVNVATTKDFSNLSDTFDFIISTIPADYDPMMYVKMLKMGGGELAFVGLPPNSNISISPFVLQSAHRYVYGSLIGGIPETQEMLDYSVANNIYPEVEIIEAKPEEVDKAYEKIDAGEVKFRYVIDMRTIEK from the coding sequence ATGAAAAGTAAAAAGTATATCTGGATTCACGTTGTAGTGGCATTAATTGTTTCACTTCAATTAAATGCACAAGAAAAAAGTGAACCAATTCCAGCAGTTGGATTAGCTATAAAAGCAGGATCTAATTTTGAAAGAATTGATTTTAATCGTCATGCAGTTGGAGAAAACGACATAGAAATAGAAATCCTTTACGCAGGTATATGTCATAGTGATTTTATGGTAAGAGGAGCGCATCAACACGTGGTTCCAGGACATGAAATTGTTGGACGTGTAACCAAAGTAGGAGATAAAGTTACCAAGTTTAAAAAAGGTGATTATGCTGGTGTAGGCTGTATGGTTAATTCTTGTGGGCATTGTGAGTATTGCGAAGCAGGAAAAGAACAGTACTGTAAAGAGCGAACCGTTTTTACTTATGGATCTCCAGATCGTTTTCATGATGGTCAAATTACCCAAGGAGGATATTCCAATATCATTACGGTTTCAGAAAGGTTTGGTATAAACGTTCCAAAAAAAGCCGATATTAAGCGTGTAGCACCTTTAATGTGTGCTGGTATTACAACTTGGTCTCCAATAAAGTTTAGCGATGTAAAAAAGGATGATGTTGTTGGTGTCGCAGGTTTTGGTGGTTTAGGCCATATGGCTGTGCAATATCTTGTAGACCTAGGGGCAAAAGTAACTGTTTTTGATATCACAGATGAAAAAGAGACAGATGCCAAACGTTTAGGCGCAGAACGCTATGTAAATGTAGCTACAACCAAAGATTTCTCAAACCTTTCAGATACGTTTGACTTTATTATCAGTACGATACCAGCAGATTATGACCCTATGATGTACGTTAAAATGTTAAAAATGGGAGGTGGTGAATTGGCATTTGTTGGTTTACCTCCTAATTCAAACATTTCAATTTCTCCATTTGTATTACAATCAGCACATAGATATGTATACGGTTCGTTAATAGGAGGTATTCCTGAAACACAGGAAATGCTAGATTATTCTGTGGCAAATAATATTTATCCAGAAGTAGAAATTATTGAAGCTAAGCCAGAAGAAGTAGATAAGGCTTATGAAAAAATAGATGCAGGCGAAGTAAAGTTTCGCTATGTCATCGATATGAGAACAATTGAAAAATAA
- a CDS encoding NAD(P)-dependent alcohol dehydrogenase, which yields MSNTITYKLLDMKTQDNQDGKGQSRRNFIKQSGTVGAGMMLMGSVPLFANSKNEEEKEIIDMTKNIKTKGYAAKDESGKLSPWEFERRPVGDDDILIDIKFASICHSDIHQEKGHWGKQQYPQVPGHEIVGVVAAVGKNVTKFKVGDRAGVGCMVDSCMECDSCTHGEEHFCERGQTLFTYGNKTEAEPTGISQGGYSDKIVVRDHFAVHIPEHISFQEAAPLLCAGITTYSPLMDAQLKVGEKVGVAGIGGLGHMAVKLAVSKGAEVYAFTTSADKVEDIKSWGVKEVIVVDEAFKNMQAYSKTLDYMICTIPYQFNVTPYVMCLKPGGTFTFVGMPEGSEITINNLMLAFARVNFNASLIGGIPETQEVVHYCADNGVKPSIEIIDANQINDAWDKVVNKEARYRYVIDASTF from the coding sequence ATGAGCAATACAATAACCTATAAACTTTTAGATATGAAAACTCAAGACAACCAAGACGGCAAAGGGCAATCTAGAAGAAATTTCATAAAACAATCAGGTACTGTTGGCGCAGGAATGATGTTAATGGGATCGGTTCCGTTGTTTGCAAATTCTAAAAATGAAGAAGAAAAAGAGATAATAGACATGACTAAAAATATAAAAACTAAAGGCTACGCAGCCAAAGACGAATCAGGGAAACTAAGTCCATGGGAATTTGAACGAAGACCAGTTGGAGATGATGATATTTTAATCGATATCAAATTCGCAAGTATCTGCCATTCCGATATACATCAAGAAAAAGGGCATTGGGGAAAACAACAATATCCGCAAGTGCCAGGACACGAAATTGTTGGTGTTGTTGCTGCTGTAGGAAAAAATGTAACAAAATTTAAAGTAGGCGATAGAGCAGGTGTTGGTTGTATGGTTGATAGCTGTATGGAATGTGATAGCTGTACACACGGTGAAGAACATTTTTGTGAAAGAGGTCAAACATTGTTCACTTACGGAAACAAAACCGAAGCAGAACCGACAGGAATTTCGCAAGGCGGGTATTCAGACAAAATAGTGGTTAGAGATCATTTTGCAGTTCATATTCCAGAACACATTAGCTTTCAAGAGGCAGCGCCATTGTTGTGTGCGGGTATTACAACCTATTCCCCATTAATGGATGCACAATTGAAAGTTGGTGAAAAAGTTGGTGTTGCAGGTATTGGTGGTTTAGGGCATATGGCTGTGAAATTAGCAGTATCTAAAGGTGCGGAAGTTTATGCATTTACCACATCGGCAGATAAAGTAGAAGATATTAAATCTTGGGGAGTAAAAGAAGTGATTGTGGTAGATGAAGCATTTAAAAACATGCAGGCTTACTCTAAAACCTTAGATTATATGATTTGCACCATTCCGTATCAATTCAATGTTACGCCATACGTCATGTGTTTAAAACCTGGCGGAACGTTTACGTTTGTTGGTATGCCAGAAGGTTCAGAAATCACGATTAACAACTTAATGTTAGCGTTTGCAAGAGTTAATTTTAACGCATCATTAATTGGTGGTATTCCAGAAACTCAAGAAGTAGTTCACTATTGTGCAGATAATGGTGTTAAGCCAAGTATAGAAATTATAGATGCAAACCAGATTAACGACGCTTGGGATAAAGTAGTTAACAAAGAAGCAAGATACAGATATGTTATCGATGCTTCAACATTTTAA
- a CDS encoding cupin domain-containing protein has translation MKHIKFSFLVLTVWSLVFFQSCKQASEKQEELTNQTEAKPATKNQDVSDLNFIFPKGQKGSDKFFTGNAYNYGIVMDTTLTTIVGNVYFEPGARSNWHTHPAGQILVITDGVGYHQIEGEPIQIIKKGDAVTCPPDTRHWHGASKDKGLQQMYIVPNIEKGIVNWMEPVTNEQYNNL, from the coding sequence ATGAAGCATATCAAATTTTCCTTTTTAGTATTGACCGTATGGTCCCTAGTTTTTTTTCAAAGTTGTAAACAAGCATCTGAAAAGCAAGAAGAATTGACAAATCAAACAGAAGCGAAGCCAGCAACTAAAAATCAGGATGTTTCTGATTTGAATTTCATCTTTCCAAAAGGTCAAAAAGGATCTGATAAATTTTTTACAGGCAACGCATACAATTATGGAATAGTGATGGATACAACGTTAACCACCATTGTGGGTAATGTGTATTTCGAACCAGGAGCAAGAAGTAATTGGCATACGCATCCAGCAGGTCAAATTTTAGTCATTACAGACGGAGTTGGGTATCACCAAATAGAAGGAGAGCCAATTCAAATCATTAAAAAGGGTGATGCCGTAACATGTCCGCCAGATACTAGACATTGGCATGGAGCAAGTAAGGATAAAGGTCTTCAGCAAATGTACATTGTGCCAAATATTGAGAAAGGTATAGTCAATTGGATGGAGCCAGTAACTAATGAGCAATACAATAACCTATAA
- a CDS encoding SDR family oxidoreductase — MKVIIIGANGKVGRRIAEKMSQSEHFEPTAFIRKVEQKIFFDSINVPVIIESLENTQDAIAESIKGFDAVVFSAGSGGATGYDKTIEIDLYGAIKAIHATAQSNIKRFIMVGAAFSDEPSYWTQPGMKPYYIAKHLADAELKRSRLDYTILRPVRLTDNEEVGKVKMVSDPYLLKKLIPRAAVAETVLQILDNSSTFGKVIEMSEGPSCINDAIKQLS; from the coding sequence ATGAAAGTAATAATAATAGGAGCAAATGGAAAAGTAGGGAGACGGATTGCCGAAAAAATGAGCCAATCAGAACATTTTGAGCCTACTGCTTTTATTAGAAAAGTTGAGCAAAAAATATTTTTCGATTCAATAAACGTACCCGTTATTATTGAAAGTCTAGAAAATACCCAAGATGCTATTGCAGAGTCTATTAAAGGGTTTGATGCAGTTGTGTTCTCTGCAGGTTCAGGTGGTGCTACAGGTTACGATAAAACTATCGAAATTGATTTGTATGGAGCCATTAAAGCAATTCATGCTACTGCACAAAGTAATATAAAACGGTTTATCATGGTAGGTGCTGCATTTTCCGATGAACCTTCCTATTGGACACAGCCAGGAATGAAGCCATACTACATTGCTAAGCATTTGGCAGATGCAGAATTAAAAAGAAGCAGATTGGACTACACGATTCTACGTCCAGTAAGGTTGACGGATAATGAAGAGGTTGGTAAGGTTAAAATGGTATCAGATCCATATTTGCTCAAAAAACTCATTCCTAGAGCTGCTGTAGCTGAAACGGTCTTGCAAATATTAGATAACAGCTCTACATTCGGTAAAGTCATAGAGATGAGTGAAGGTCCTTCTTGTATTAACGACGCAATTAAGCAATTATCATGA
- a CDS encoding cyclophilin-like fold protein produces the protein MGLAIKSLVQLSVLGLFLSFLALKAEFKEDVVQQKTIKDMKLKITFSNVELTATIYDNPTSRDFISMLPITTELEDYASNEKIFYPEEKLTKEGAPSGYEPKTGDITYYAPWGDVAIFYKDFSYSTGLISLGKIEGDGIKKLKNMGNQKVTFELLK, from the coding sequence ATGGGACTTGCCATAAAATCTTTAGTTCAACTTTCAGTTTTAGGCTTGTTTTTAAGCTTTTTAGCATTAAAAGCTGAATTTAAAGAAGATGTTGTGCAACAAAAAACTATAAAAGATATGAAGCTAAAAATCACTTTTTCTAATGTAGAGCTTACAGCTACTATATACGACAATCCAACATCAAGAGATTTTATTTCTATGTTGCCCATAACAACAGAATTAGAAGATTACGCCAGTAACGAAAAGATTTTTTATCCAGAAGAAAAACTTACAAAAGAAGGCGCGCCTTCAGGGTATGAGCCAAAAACAGGAGACATCACATATTATGCACCTTGGGGAGATGTGGCGATTTTTTATAAAGATTTTAGCTATTCTACTGGGTTGATTAGTTTGGGTAAAATAGAAGGTGATGGTATTAAAAAGCTGAAAAATATGGGAAATCAAAAAGTGACTTTTGAATTGTTAAAGTGA
- a CDS encoding alpha/beta hydrolase: MSTEKDQYTFELSEHVTREKVSFKNRYGITLAGDLYSPKSKEGKLPALTISGPYGAVKEQASGLYANQMAERGFVVLAFDPSYTGESGGEPRHVASPEINTEDFSAAIDFLGLQDNVDREKIGIIGICGFGGFALNATAVDKRVKAVATTSMYDMSRVTAKGYFDSTTPEQRSEMLEQMSQQRWVDAEKGTSELSGQGLPDSLSGNEPEFVKGYFDYYKTDRGFHPRSINSNSSWTKTNAFSLMNMPILTYIEEISPRPILLIAGENAHSKYFSEDAYKAAQEPKELMIIPGKVHTDLYDQLDVIPFDKLETFFTENLK, translated from the coding sequence ATGAGTACAGAAAAAGATCAGTATACTTTTGAATTGAGTGAACATGTAACTCGCGAAAAAGTATCATTTAAAAACAGATATGGAATTACTTTGGCTGGTGATTTATACAGTCCAAAAAGTAAAGAAGGAAAATTACCAGCATTAACAATTAGCGGACCTTACGGTGCTGTAAAAGAGCAAGCTTCAGGTTTGTATGCTAATCAAATGGCAGAGCGTGGATTTGTAGTATTAGCTTTTGATCCATCTTATACAGGTGAAAGCGGCGGCGAACCTCGTCACGTAGCTTCGCCAGAAATCAATACAGAAGACTTTAGCGCAGCGATAGATTTCTTAGGCTTACAAGACAATGTTGATAGAGAAAAAATAGGAATAATTGGTATTTGTGGTTTTGGCGGCTTCGCTTTAAATGCTACAGCAGTTGATAAGCGCGTAAAAGCCGTAGCAACTACAAGTATGTACGATATGTCTAGAGTAACCGCTAAAGGATATTTCGATTCTACAACGCCAGAGCAACGCTCAGAAATGTTAGAGCAAATGAGTCAGCAAAGATGGGTAGATGCAGAAAAAGGAACTTCAGAATTATCGGGACAAGGCTTGCCAGATTCACTTTCGGGTAACGAACCAGAATTTGTAAAAGGTTATTTTGATTATTACAAAACAGATAGAGGTTTCCATCCACGTTCTATTAATTCTAATAGTTCTTGGACAAAAACAAATGCGTTTTCTCTAATGAATATGCCAATTTTAACGTATATTGAAGAGATTTCCCCAAGACCAATACTTTTAATAGCTGGTGAAAATGCGCATTCAAAATATTTTAGTGAAGACGCCTACAAAGCAGCTCAAGAGCCAAAGGAACTAATGATTATTCCTGGTAAAGTTCATACAGATTTGTACGATCAGTTGGATGTAATTCCTTTTGATAAGTTGGAAACATTTTTTACGGAAAACTTAAAATAA
- a CDS encoding sugar O-acetyltransferase: MKVSLYHRFEVEDMSAKNSNNIFERILSGEVVPFSDPEYYKLPEQSERAIAILVDLNASKTIEDIRQHLGKLIQSEVDSTTTIYTPFSVNYGKNLKLGKNIFINQNCQILDLGGVTIDDDVMVGPRVNLLSETHPIEPESRKALIGKPIHIKKGAWIGAGSTILPGVTIGKNAIVAAGAVVSKDVPDNTVVGGVPAKIIKNI; this comes from the coding sequence GTGAAAGTATCTTTGTACCATAGATTTGAAGTTGAAGATATGAGTGCAAAAAACAGCAATAACATTTTTGAAAGAATACTATCTGGTGAAGTCGTACCTTTTAGTGATCCAGAATATTATAAATTACCCGAACAGTCAGAGCGTGCTATAGCAATTTTGGTAGATTTAAATGCATCTAAAACTATTGAAGATATTAGACAGCATTTAGGCAAACTTATCCAAAGCGAAGTTGATTCTACTACAACTATATATACACCTTTTAGTGTCAACTATGGGAAAAATCTAAAACTTGGTAAGAACATATTTATAAACCAAAATTGTCAAATTTTAGATTTAGGTGGAGTTACTATTGATGATGATGTCATGGTAGGTCCAAGAGTTAATCTTTTATCCGAAACACATCCGATAGAGCCAGAATCTAGAAAAGCTTTGATAGGAAAACCAATTCATATCAAAAAAGGAGCATGGATAGGTGCAGGATCAACAATATTACCAGGTGTTACTATAGGTAAAAATGCTATTGTAGCAGCCGGAGCTGTAGTATCTAAAGATGTGCCTGACAATACGGTTGTGGGAGGTGTTCCTGCAAAAATTATAAAAAACATTTAA
- a CDS encoding helix-turn-helix domain-containing protein → MGTKTQRSVSPFNSELKLKGFNVFRIEEDSSATKIYSRKDFYKICLTTGKSIIHYADRSYEQEGTILFFGNPHVPYSWETLSTSYVGYTCLFSEEFLQLSERTDSLLQSPLFKLGGTPVLKITEEQRLFLNSIFEKMMQEQQTDYSFKDDLIRNYIQLILHEAMKMQPSEKAEKHANAASRLTSVFLELLERQFPIETADSPLMLTTAQQYADQLSVHVNYLNRAVKSVTGKSTSTHITERIVNEAKALLQYTNWNVSEVGYALGFEYPTYFNNFFKKQTGLTPKMVRIQ, encoded by the coding sequence ATGGGAACAAAAACACAACGTTCGGTATCGCCTTTTAATAGTGAGTTAAAGCTTAAAGGCTTTAATGTCTTTAGAATAGAAGAAGATAGTAGTGCTACTAAAATTTACAGCCGCAAAGATTTTTATAAAATTTGTCTAACTACAGGTAAGAGTATAATTCATTATGCAGATAGGAGTTACGAGCAGGAAGGAACAATTCTCTTTTTTGGGAATCCACATGTGCCATACTCTTGGGAAACGCTTTCTACAAGTTATGTGGGTTACACCTGTTTGTTTTCTGAAGAGTTTTTGCAATTGTCTGAGCGTACCGATAGTTTGTTGCAATCGCCTTTGTTTAAATTAGGTGGAACACCAGTTTTAAAAATAACAGAAGAACAGCGTTTGTTTCTGAATAGTATCTTCGAGAAAATGATGCAAGAGCAACAAACGGATTATTCCTTTAAAGATGATTTAATTAGGAATTACATTCAGTTAATTCTACATGAAGCCATGAAAATGCAGCCATCAGAGAAAGCCGAAAAACATGCCAATGCTGCGTCACGTTTAACATCGGTGTTTTTAGAGCTTCTTGAACGTCAATTCCCTATTGAGACAGCAGATTCGCCATTAATGCTTACCACAGCACAACAATATGCCGATCAATTATCGGTTCATGTTAACTATTTAAATCGTGCTGTAAAATCGGTTACAGGAAAGTCTACGTCTACACATATTACAGAACGAATAGTTAACGAAGCTAAAGCGTTGTTGCAATATACCAACTGGAATGTGAGCGAAGTGGGTTATGCGCTTGGATTTGAGTATCCTACCTATTTCAACAACTTCTTTAAAAAGCAAACGGGGCTAACCCCAAAAATGGTCCGAATACAATAA
- a CDS encoding MBL fold metallo-hydrolase, which produces MKRFLKILLGIVLLISLITVMILNQSKFGQHPKGERLERIKKSPNYKDGSFKNLSETAVMTSNKSTIGAMWDFMTSKKQKVKPVDDLPSVSTDIKGLNEKEDLLIWFGHSSYFMRLDGKTFLVDPVFCGYSAPFSFMNKSFKGTNNYGVEDLPDIDYLIISHDHWDHLDYETVLKLKPKVGQVVCGLGVGQHFEYWGYEVSKINELDWFEAIEFEGVKLTATPARHFSGRGIRRNKSLWASYVLNTKSNNIYIGGDSGYDTFYKDIAAKYGPFDLAIIEQGQYSENWNQIHLLPRQLYQVAEELSAQKLFPVHNSKFTLSNHPWYEPLDEALSNKTESVSLVTPKIGEVVKLKDSTQVFEAWWKDLK; this is translated from the coding sequence ATGAAACGCTTTTTAAAAATCTTATTGGGTATTGTATTACTTATATCTTTAATAACTGTTATGATACTTAACCAGTCAAAATTTGGACAACATCCTAAAGGCGAACGTTTAGAACGTATTAAGAAATCCCCAAACTATAAAGACGGATCATTTAAAAATTTAAGCGAAACCGCTGTCATGACCTCAAATAAAAGTACAATAGGTGCTATGTGGGATTTTATGACTTCAAAAAAACAAAAAGTAAAACCTGTAGATGATTTACCATCTGTTTCAACTGATATTAAAGGGTTAAACGAAAAAGAAGATTTATTAATCTGGTTTGGGCATTCATCCTATTTTATGCGATTAGATGGAAAAACATTTTTAGTAGATCCTGTGTTTTGTGGATATTCGGCACCGTTTTCTTTTATGAACAAATCCTTTAAAGGAACTAATAATTATGGTGTTGAAGACCTTCCAGATATTGATTATTTAATAATTTCTCACGATCATTGGGATCATTTGGATTACGAAACAGTATTGAAGTTAAAGCCTAAAGTTGGTCAAGTGGTTTGTGGATTAGGTGTTGGTCAGCACTTTGAATATTGGGGTTATGAAGTGTCTAAAATTAATGAACTAGATTGGTTCGAAGCTATCGAATTTGAAGGCGTGAAATTGACAGCAACACCAGCACGTCATTTTTCAGGAAGAGGTATCAGGCGTAATAAAAGTTTATGGGCATCTTATGTGTTAAACACAAAAAGTAATAATATCTACATTGGTGGTGATAGCGGTTACGATACATTTTATAAAGACATAGCTGCTAAATATGGTCCTTTTGATTTAGCAATTATAGAACAAGGTCAGTATAGTGAAAATTGGAATCAGATTCATTTGCTGCCTAGACAATTATATCAGGTAGCAGAAGAGTTGAGTGCACAAAAACTATTTCCGGTTCATAATTCTAAGTTTACACTTTCAAATCATCCTTGGTATGAGCCTTTAGATGAAGCACTATCTAATAAAACTGAAAGCGTTTCTTTGGTAACACCAAAAATAGGTGAAGTTGTAAAACTAAAAGATAGTACGCAAGTTTTTGAAGCTTGGTGGAAAGATTTAAAATAA
- a CDS encoding response regulator — protein MFKKVLVVDDLMSINLGVNAMLKNGYTQNVVYAHYCDDAILKLKRAEQEGDPFDLLITDLSFKQDHREQKLKNGEDLVMTVNMTWPDLNVIVYSVEDKIQRIRRLIHQYQAKAYVCKGRYGLKELEQAVEAINQNKTYLSSAIEMAVNGQEVNEIDDFDILLLNELALGLSQDQISKQLKKKNVTPSSLSSIEKRLNKLKIQLQANNSIHLVAIAKDMGII, from the coding sequence ATGTTTAAAAAAGTATTAGTAGTTGATGATTTAATGAGTATTAATCTAGGTGTTAATGCTATGCTGAAGAACGGATACACACAAAACGTTGTGTATGCACATTATTGCGATGACGCTATATTAAAACTAAAACGCGCCGAGCAAGAAGGCGATCCTTTCGATTTGCTTATTACAGATTTGTCCTTTAAACAAGACCATAGAGAGCAAAAACTAAAAAATGGTGAAGACCTTGTAATGACTGTAAATATGACTTGGCCAGATTTAAACGTTATTGTCTATTCGGTAGAAGATAAAATTCAACGTATACGGCGTTTAATACATCAGTATCAGGCTAAAGCTTATGTTTGTAAAGGGCGGTATGGTCTTAAAGAGTTAGAACAAGCAGTAGAGGCTATTAACCAAAACAAAACGTATCTTTCGTCAGCCATAGAAATGGCAGTCAATGGGCAAGAAGTTAACGAAATAGATGATTTTGATATATTGTTATTAAACGAACTAGCATTAGGGCTTAGTCAAGATCAAATTAGTAAACAATTAAAAAAGAAAAATGTTACACCAAGTAGTTTAAGTAGTATAGAAAAACGCTTAAACAAATTAAAAATACAATTACAGGCTAATAATTCCATTCATTTAGTGGCTATTGCAAAAGATATGGGAATAATTTAA
- a CDS encoding VOC family protein translates to MFVNMVVIRGKVPKLIVFLLLCVMFSCNQTEYPKLSLSDSIQYNHGQIVWHDLITPNPKQAMDFYSNLFGWTYKSLGKGDMAYHVIYRGDNAIGGIIPLNVTTHPSGEWLSSVSVPDVDKAVKYNTFRGGKTLFKPADFKGRGRSALVQDPQGAYIAYIYSESGDPKFQLADNSWLWNELWTNDIDGSLAYYKGVAPYEATEIEEEKVPYFMMKSGDQKLCGVMKNPVNNMRSAWLPYIKVSNVESVSKKAASLGAKIMLKPQDNIRNGAVAIIQDPNGAPFAIQVWNQ, encoded by the coding sequence ATGTTTGTAAATATGGTGGTTATTCGTGGTAAAGTCCCTAAGTTAATTGTGTTCTTGTTGTTATGTGTTATGTTTTCGTGCAATCAGACAGAATATCCTAAGCTGTCTTTATCAGATTCAATTCAATACAATCACGGTCAGATTGTTTGGCATGATTTGATAACTCCTAACCCCAAGCAGGCTATGGATTTTTATTCAAACCTTTTTGGATGGACATACAAATCGCTTGGGAAAGGCGATATGGCTTACCATGTTATTTATAGAGGAGACAATGCTATTGGAGGGATTATCCCTTTAAATGTAACAACACACCCTTCAGGTGAATGGTTGAGCTCTGTTTCTGTTCCTGATGTTGATAAAGCGGTGAAATACAATACTTTTAGAGGAGGGAAGACGTTGTTTAAACCTGCCGATTTTAAGGGTAGAGGTCGGTCTGCTCTCGTTCAAGATCCGCAAGGTGCTTATATAGCCTATATATATTCAGAAAGTGGAGATCCTAAGTTTCAATTAGCTGATAATTCATGGCTTTGGAACGAGCTTTGGACCAATGATATTGATGGTTCGTTGGCGTATTATAAGGGAGTGGCTCCTTATGAAGCAACGGAAATTGAAGAAGAAAAGGTGCCATATTTTATGATGAAATCTGGAGATCAGAAATTGTGTGGGGTTATGAAAAATCCGGTGAATAATATGAGGTCTGCTTGGCTGCCTTATATTAAAGTAAGTAACGTAGAGAGTGTTTCTAAGAAAGCAGCTTCTTTAGGAGCAAAGATTATGCTTAAGCCGCAGGACAATATTAGAAATGGTGCTGTAGCTATTATTCAAGATCCTAACGGCGCTCCTTTTGCTATTCAAGTTTGGAACCAATAA